The nucleotide window GCGGTCCTCCTCCTTCTCCTCCTTTAGCTCCCGGCTGGCGAAGGCCGCCCCCCCGATGCCGTCCCGCCCCGTCTTGGCCCCGGCGTAGTAGAGGGGCCGGCCCAGGGAGGCCCGGCTTCGCTTGAGGTTCTCCTCCCTGAGAAGCCCCAGGCACATGGCGTTCACCAGGGGGTTTTCCCGGTAGCCCTCGTGGAAGTAGAGGTCCCCGCCCACGGTGGGGACCCCGATGGCGTTCCCGTAGAAGGCGATGCCGGAAACCACCCCCTTGAAGAGGTAGCGGCTACGGCCCTCGGGGGGGCCAAAGCGCAGGGAGTCCAGGAGGGCGATGGGCCGGGCCCCCATGCTCATGATGTCCCGGAGGATCCCCCCCACCCCGGTGGCCGCCCCTTGGAAGGGTTCCACGGCGGAGGGGTGGTTGTGGCTTTCTATCTTGAAGGCCACCGCCCACCCTTCCCCCAGGCGCACCACGCCGGCGTTTTCCCCGGGGCCCTGCAGGACCGCTTCCCCTTCCTTAGGCAGTTCCTTCAGGAGGGGGCGGGAGTTCTTGTAGGCGCAGTGCTCGCTCCACATCACCTTGAAAAGGAGGAGCTCCACCCGGTTGGGCTCCCGCCCAAGCCGCCTCAGGATCTCCCGGTATTCCCCTTCCGGGATGCCGATTTCCTTGGCCAAGGCTTCCATCACTCTAGGAGGGGGAGGAGCTCGCGGTGGTCCTTCACCTTGGCCGTGGGCTTCACCTCCCCGTTCATCTCCCTCAGGCCCACGTACTGCACCGCCCAGGGGTAGCCGGCGCCGAAGGCCCCCTTGATGTCCGTGTGGGGCAGGTCCCCCACGTGGAGGGCCTCCTCGGGGGCCACCCCCAGGGCCTCGAGGGCCACCTGAAACGCCTCGGGCTTGGGCTTCACGAACCCCGTTTCGTCGGAGAAGCTATAGGCCTGGAAGACGTCCAGGCCCTGCCGCTTGAGGTGCTCCCTCAGGAGGCGGCCCGGGGTCATGCCCGTATCGGAAACGATGGCCAGGGGGTACTTCCCCGCCAGGGCCTTGAGGACCTCCACCCCGGGCAGGGGCTTGAGGTCGGCGAGCAAGGAGGTTTCCTCCAGCCTCCTTGCGGTGAGGGCGATGAGCCCGGGGTCGTGGGGTGCCCCGAGGAGGGCGAAGATCCGGGCCACCCGGTCGTACACGGACATGTGTTCCCCCGCCTTCCAGGCCTCCTCAAAGGCCAGGGCCGCCTGCCGGTAGGCCTCCCGCACCTCGCTTTCCTCCGCCGGGTGCCCTGCCTCGGAAAGGGCGTCCAGGAGGATCTCGTACCGGGCGGGCATGACCTTTTCCAAAAACGCCTCCCCCTCGGTGAAGAGGGTGCCCCAGAAGTCAAAGGTGATGGCCTTGGGTTTCATCGCTGAACCTCCTTTTCCAAAAGCCCCAGGAAGAGGGGAAGCCCGTCCTCCCCTCCCAGAATGGGGTCCACGGCCCGCTCGGGGTGGGGCATCATGCCGAGGACGTTGCCCCGCTCGTTCACGATGCCGGCGATGTCGTTCAGGCTCCCGTTGGGGTTATAGTCCCTCTCCCCGGCCAGGGGGGCGTAGCGGAAGACCACCCGGCCCTCGCCCTCCAGCCGCCTTAGGGTTTCGGGGTCGGCGTAGTAGCGCCCCTCGGCGTGGGCGATGGGCAGGCGGAGGACTTGGCCTTGGGCGTAGCGGCGGGTGAAGGGGAGGTCGGTCCTTTCCACCCGCACCCCCACCTCCTTGCAGGTGAAGTGGAGGTTGAGGTTGGCGAGGAGGGCCCCGGGGAGGATGCCCGCCTCGGTGAGGATCTGGAAGCCGTTGCAGACGCCCATCACATACCGCCCCTCCTCGGCGAAGCGGCGCACCGCCTCCATCACCGGGCTTTTGGCGGCCAGGGCCCCCGCCCTCAGGTAGTCCCCGTAGCTAAAGCCCCCGGGGAGGAAGACCCCGTCATAGCCCCTCAGGTCCCTTTCCGTGTGCCAGACGAACTCCGCCCGCATGCCCGCCTTCTCCAGGGCGAAGCGGGCGTCCTCGTCGCAGTTAGAACCGGGAAAGCGGACGATGGCCCACCTCATAGTTCCTTGAGGGCCTCGAGGGTGTAGACCTCCATCACCGGGTTGGCGAGGAGGCTTCCCAGGAGCTTGGCCTTTTCCTCCGCCTGGAGGAAGTTTTCCGCCGAGAAGACGATCTCCAAAACCTTCCCCACCCGCACGGACTCCACCGGGTGGCCGAGGTCCCGCAAGACCCCTTCCACCGCCCGGCCCTGCGGGTCCAGGATGCCGTCCTTGAGCTCTATGAGGAGCGTGGCCTGGTACCTTGGCATCTACCCTCCCAAAACCCGCCTTAGGACCTCCTGGTACGCCTCTTCCACGCCCCCCAGGTCCTTGCGGAAGCGGTCCTTGTCCATGGGCTTTCCCGTGGCCATGTCCCAAAGGCGCATGGTGTCGGGGCTAATCTCGTCGGCGAGGAGGATTTCCCCCTCCCTTTCCCCAAACTCCAGCTTGAAGTCCACCAGTTCCAGGCCCCTTTCCGCGAAGAACGCCTTCAGGATCTCCCCCACCCGCAAGGTGGTGGCCTTCACCTCCTTTAGGGCCTCGGGGGAGGCGAGGTCTAGGGCGAGGACGGCGTCCTCGCAGATCAAGGGGTCCCCCAGGGCATCGTTCTTGAGGGAGAACTCCACCAAGGGGGCCTTAAGGGGCGTGCCCTCCTTTAGCCCGTAGCGCTTGGCGAAGCTCCCCGCCGCCTTGTAGCGGAGGATCACCTCCAAGGGGAGGATCCTCACCCGCTTCACCCGCATCTCCCGCTCCGAGAGCTCCTCCACGAAGTGGGTCTTGACGCCCTTTTCCTCCAAGAGGCGGAAGAGGGCGGCGGAAACCTTGTTGTTCACCACCCCCTTGCCGGGGATGACCCCCCGCTTCTGCGCATTAAAGGCGGTGGCCTCGTCCTTGAAGTAGACCCTTAGGGTGTCCTCCCCTTCCGGGTAGAGGACCTTGGCCTTGCCCTCGTAAAGCTTCTCCATGCCCCTCCTTATGGCCGAAAGGCCCTTTTCCTCATTTTAAAGCCCAAAACGGGCGTAGATGGCGTCCACGTGGCGGAGGAAGGCCTGAGGGTCAAAAAGCGCCCTTAGCCTCTCCCCCTTGATGGGGTTTTCCGGGTCGGCTTCCAGAAGCTTTAGGAAGCTTTGTCCTTCTTCCCAACTCTTGAGGGCGTTTCGCTGGACCAGGGCGTAGGCCTTTTCCCGGGGGAGGCCTTCGGCGATGAGGGCGTTTAGGACCTGCTGCGAGTAGACGAGGCCCCGGGTGAGGTCCAGGTTCCGCTTGAGGTTCTCCTCAAAGACCCTAAGCCCTTCCAGGATGCCCTTAAGCCGCCTTAAGGCGTAGTGGAGGGCGGTGGTGGCGTCGGGGAGGATGACCCTTTCCACGGAGGAGTGGGAGATGTCCCGCTCGTGCCAGAGGGCGATGTTCTCCAGGGCGGGTCCGAGGTAGCCCCGGAGGAGCCGGGCCATCCCCGTGAGGTTTTCCAGGCCCACGGGGTTTTTCTTGTGGGGCATGGAGGAGCTTCCCGTCTGGCCCTCGCGGAAGGGTTCTTGGGCCTCGAGGACCTCCGTGCGCTGGAGGTGCCTGAGCTCCACCGCCACCCTTTCCAGGTTGCCCCCGAGGATAGCCAAAGCGGCGAGGACCTCCGCATGCCGGTCCCGGGGGACCACCTGGGTGGAGATGGGCTCCGCTTGAAGGCCAAGCCGCCTCGCCACGTGGGCCTCCACCTCGGGGGGGACGTGGGCGTAGTTGCCCACGGAACCCGAGAGCATGGCCACGCCTATGGTTTCCCTAGCCCTTTTTACCCTTGCCTCGTCCCGGAGGAAGGCGGCGTAGAAGGAGAGGAAGCGGAGGCCGAAGCTCGTGGGCTCGGCGTGGACCCCGTGGGTGCGGGCGATGGCGGGGGTGTGCTTGTAGCGGAGGGCGAGGGCCTTGAGGGCCTCCTCTACCCCTTTAAGCTCCTCCAGGATGAGGTCCAAAGCCCGCACCAGGAGGGCGTTTTGCGCCGTGTCCACGATGTCCGAGCTGGTGAGGCCCAGGTGGAGGTAGCGCCCCACCTCCTCGTCCCCGGTCCACTCCACCAGGGCCCGGGTGAAGGCCACCAGGTCGTGGCGGGTGGTTTCCTCTATCTCCGCCACCCGCCGGGCGAAGGCTTCGGTGAGGGGTTTTTCCTCCAGGGTCCGGAGAAGCCTTGCCGCAAGGCCCCTAGGCACCTGGCCCAGGGCCTCCCAGGCCTCGAGGGCGTAGGCTTCCACCAAGGCCCACATGCGGTAACGGCTTTCCTCGGACCAAAGCGCCGCCATCTCCGGGGTCTGGTACCGGGGCACCATGCCTCAAGGCTACCGGTTTGGGGCCGTATCCTGCTACCCCAGGCCTTGAGCCCACTCTCCT belongs to Thermus hydrothermalis and includes:
- the purC gene encoding phosphoribosylaminoimidazolesuccinocarboxamide synthase, with protein sequence MEKLYEGKAKVLYPEGEDTLRVYFKDEATAFNAQKRGVIPGKGVVNNKVSAALFRLLEEKGVKTHFVEELSEREMRVKRVRILPLEVILRYKAAGSFAKRYGLKEGTPLKAPLVEFSLKNDALGDPLICEDAVLALDLASPEALKEVKATTLRVGEILKAFFAERGLELVDFKLEFGEREGEILLADEISPDTMRLWDMATGKPMDKDRFRKDLGGVEEAYQEVLRRVLGG
- the purQ gene encoding phosphoribosylformylglycinamidine synthase subunit PurQ; this encodes MRWAIVRFPGSNCDEDARFALEKAGMRAEFVWHTERDLRGYDGVFLPGGFSYGDYLRAGALAAKSPVMEAVRRFAEEGRYVMGVCNGFQILTEAGILPGALLANLNLHFTCKEVGVRVERTDLPFTRRYAQGQVLRLPIAHAEGRYYADPETLRRLEGEGRVVFRYAPLAGERDYNPNGSLNDIAGIVNERGNVLGMMPHPERAVDPILGGEDGLPLFLGLLEKEVQR
- a CDS encoding HAD family hydrolase; this translates as MKPKAITFDFWGTLFTEGEAFLEKVMPARYEILLDALSEAGHPAEESEVREAYRQAALAFEEAWKAGEHMSVYDRVARIFALLGAPHDPGLIALTARRLEETSLLADLKPLPGVEVLKALAGKYPLAIVSDTGMTPGRLLREHLKRQGLDVFQAYSFSDETGFVKPKPEAFQVALEALGVAPEEALHVGDLPHTDIKGAFGAGYPWAVQYVGLREMNGEVKPTAKVKDHRELLPLLE
- the purB gene encoding adenylosuccinate lyase produces the protein MVPRYQTPEMAALWSEESRYRMWALVEAYALEAWEALGQVPRGLAARLLRTLEEKPLTEAFARRVAEIEETTRHDLVAFTRALVEWTGDEEVGRYLHLGLTSSDIVDTAQNALLVRALDLILEELKGVEEALKALALRYKHTPAIARTHGVHAEPTSFGLRFLSFYAAFLRDEARVKRARETIGVAMLSGSVGNYAHVPPEVEAHVARRLGLQAEPISTQVVPRDRHAEVLAALAILGGNLERVAVELRHLQRTEVLEAQEPFREGQTGSSSMPHKKNPVGLENLTGMARLLRGYLGPALENIALWHERDISHSSVERVILPDATTALHYALRRLKGILEGLRVFEENLKRNLDLTRGLVYSQQVLNALIAEGLPREKAYALVQRNALKSWEEGQSFLKLLEADPENPIKGERLRALFDPQAFLRHVDAIYARFGL
- the purS gene encoding phosphoribosylformylglycinamidine synthase subunit PurS, with the protein product MPRYQATLLIELKDGILDPQGRAVEGVLRDLGHPVESVRVGKVLEIVFSAENFLQAEEKAKLLGSLLANPVMEVYTLEALKEL